From Myxococcota bacterium, the proteins below share one genomic window:
- a CDS encoding acyl-CoA dehydrogenase family protein, with the protein MIDFEPSEEQTLIVETVREFARSELRPLSRESDESAKLPSEVLQRAHELGLVANGLPEEFGGGGARSAVTGVLVAEELAFGDLALALGILSPSLLGYAVADFGTPAQRAALLPALVSSPVCSGTLALVEPRFDSDPYRPRTTARREGAGWQLDGAKCLVPWPEGVRHVLVLARAGESLAGFVVPADAGGLKRSPDAYMGIRALPLAELALDGVRVPSESRLGGVAGPDLRSLVACGRVGLAALGVGVARAAFELARDYAKEREAFGAPIATKQAIAFKLADMAIELDGARLLTWEAAWKLDRGEDATREAALAIHQVRRVALEVADGAVQVFGGHGYVREYLPELLLRNARGFACFEALTLV; encoded by the coding sequence GTGATCGATTTTGAGCCGAGCGAGGAGCAGACCCTGATCGTCGAGACGGTGCGCGAGTTCGCCAGGAGCGAGCTGCGGCCGTTGTCGCGCGAGTCCGACGAGTCGGCCAAGCTGCCGAGCGAAGTTCTGCAGCGCGCGCACGAGCTCGGGCTGGTGGCGAACGGCCTGCCGGAGGAGTTCGGCGGCGGCGGCGCGCGCAGCGCGGTGACCGGGGTGCTGGTGGCCGAGGAGCTGGCCTTCGGCGACCTGGCGCTCGCGCTCGGGATCCTTTCGCCGAGCCTCCTGGGCTACGCGGTGGCCGACTTCGGCACGCCGGCGCAGCGCGCGGCGCTGCTGCCCGCGCTGGTCTCGAGCCCGGTCTGCTCGGGCACGCTGGCGCTGGTCGAGCCGCGCTTCGACTCCGACCCGTACCGGCCGCGCACCACGGCGCGGCGCGAGGGCGCGGGCTGGCAGCTCGACGGCGCGAAGTGTCTCGTGCCGTGGCCCGAGGGCGTGCGCCACGTGCTGGTGCTGGCGCGCGCGGGCGAGTCACTGGCGGGGTTCGTGGTGCCGGCCGACGCCGGCGGCTTGAAGCGCAGCCCCGACGCCTACATGGGCATCCGCGCGCTGCCGCTCGCCGAGCTCGCGCTCGACGGGGTCCGCGTGCCGTCCGAGTCACGCCTGGGCGGCGTCGCTGGCCCGGACCTGCGGTCGCTGGTGGCGTGCGGACGCGTGGGGCTCGCGGCGCTCGGCGTCGGCGTGGCGCGCGCGGCCTTCGAGCTGGCGCGCGACTATGCCAAGGAGCGCGAGGCGTTCGGTGCGCCGATCGCGACCAAGCAGGCCATCGCCTTCAAGCTCGCCGACATGGCGATCGAGCTCGACGGCGCGCGCCTGCTCACCTGGGAGGCCGCCTGGAAGCTCGACCGCGGCGAGGACGCGACGCGCGAGGCGGCGCTGGCCATCCACCAGGTGCGGCGCGTGGCGCTCGAGGTGGCCGACGGCGCGGTGCAGGTCTTCGGCGGCCACGGCTACGTGCGCGAGTATCTGCCCGAGCTCCTGCTGCGCAACGCGCGCGGCTTCGCGTGCTTCGAAGCACTCACTCTGGTCTGA
- a CDS encoding fused MFS/spermidine synthase, whose translation MPVLLSLCFFLSGAGSLVLEVAWSRVLRLVFGTTTLAISTILVAYMTGLGIGGLLGGRLAPRVRDGVRAYGAIELAVGLYALAVPAIFAVFPALGRAWLDGLSFWPAAFARFALSLAVLVVPTVGMGMTLPFLTRALVRDTGAAGRGIALLYGVNTLGAVCGVFGSTFLLLPALGVRGSSLAGAGLYLAVGALALALARRWPAVEPVAPAPARESLARWNPALLAYATVGFTSLVYEVAWTRALSMVMGSSIYAFACMLAAFLLGIALGSLAVQPFADRLRRPLAVYAGGIAALGLLSLASLSLLPVLPAAFMGLVRRFGGSPVTLFGSQMAMAVAVMFPPALVLGALFPLLARAQATTQGAAPAAGDVYFANTLGSATGAFLAGFVLLPLLGLRGTAALAIATNLAAAAAVLLWRGAPSARGRIARAAPCALLAAAVSLHPPSLDTDPLARGGYVSTHIFDDSPDASLLEGVPPERMLYYRDGLSATVSVHEARGVTSLHLNGKADASTGGDMATQVLVAQAAMLFGPPAKRVLVVGWASGVTVGSAARHPVERLDAVELEPAMLEASRFFEPVNGRPLANPAVHVVLDDGRHFVAATHERYDVIISQPSNPWLTGVANLFTREYFHAARGALAPHGRFVAWFPLYAIDFDALRAILAALEAEFPCVYTLVLDRNKADLIVLARLEPLTPADLPRFESLPPAVQSDLYRIGTHSTAELWSLLRLMPEDVAALVGAGALENRDDNLFVELRTPWLLYADHFAPPGEGPSARAWARIDAQPLSRAGLLEPALAAPGAPRAGELALAYLNVRHDSLATARIAALAPDSGEVIAARAQFARSAGQIDEAHYAAELDRAAAREPDSYDVRMLRARERLDQEDSAVPGALADVDAALARRPGDPALLGVRASALLRLKRPVEARAALAEVERSEYWAQSKPLWFLAAIAALQAGDLPDGIRRLEAFTGAEPGFVQAWQLLEQACARQGRSAEAARARHNQALTLYWMALAAERAGDVTRARQTLQRALAVQPENAQARAALARLGG comes from the coding sequence GTGCCGGTTCTCCTCTCGCTCTGCTTCTTCCTGTCCGGCGCCGGCAGCCTCGTGCTCGAGGTCGCCTGGAGCCGCGTGCTGCGGCTCGTGTTCGGCACGACCACGCTCGCGATCAGCACGATCCTCGTCGCCTACATGACGGGGCTCGGGATCGGCGGGCTGCTCGGTGGCCGGCTCGCGCCACGCGTGCGCGACGGCGTGCGCGCCTACGGGGCGATCGAGCTCGCGGTCGGGCTCTACGCGCTGGCGGTGCCGGCGATCTTCGCGGTCTTCCCGGCGCTCGGCCGCGCGTGGCTCGACGGTCTCTCGTTCTGGCCGGCCGCCTTCGCGCGCTTCGCCCTGTCGCTGGCCGTGCTGGTGGTGCCCACGGTCGGCATGGGGATGACGCTGCCGTTCCTGACGCGGGCCCTGGTGCGCGACACGGGCGCTGCCGGGCGGGGGATCGCGCTGCTCTACGGCGTGAACACGCTGGGCGCGGTGTGCGGCGTGTTCGGGTCGACGTTCCTGCTGCTGCCGGCGCTCGGCGTGCGCGGCTCGAGCCTGGCCGGCGCCGGGCTGTATCTCGCGGTGGGCGCGCTGGCGCTGGCCCTGGCGCGGCGTTGGCCGGCCGTCGAGCCGGTGGCGCCGGCGCCGGCCCGCGAGTCACTCGCGCGCTGGAACCCGGCCCTGCTCGCCTACGCCACGGTGGGCTTCACCTCGCTCGTGTACGAGGTGGCGTGGACGCGCGCGCTGTCGATGGTGATGGGCTCGTCGATCTACGCCTTTGCGTGCATGCTGGCGGCGTTCCTGCTCGGGATCGCGCTCGGGTCACTCGCCGTCCAGCCGTTCGCGGACCGGCTGCGCCGGCCGCTCGCGGTCTACGCGGGCGGAATCGCCGCCCTGGGGCTGCTCTCGCTGGCTTCGCTCTCGCTGCTGCCGGTCCTGCCGGCCGCGTTCATGGGGCTGGTGCGACGCTTCGGCGGCTCGCCCGTGACTCTCTTCGGCTCGCAGATGGCGATGGCAGTGGCGGTGATGTTCCCGCCCGCGCTCGTGCTGGGCGCCCTCTTCCCGCTGCTCGCGCGCGCGCAGGCAACGACCCAGGGCGCGGCGCCCGCCGCGGGCGACGTGTACTTCGCGAACACGCTGGGCTCGGCCACGGGCGCGTTCCTGGCGGGCTTCGTGCTCCTGCCGCTGCTCGGCCTGCGCGGCACGGCCGCGCTCGCGATCGCGACCAATCTCGCGGCAGCCGCGGCCGTCCTGCTGTGGCGCGGTGCGCCGAGCGCGCGCGGCCGGATCGCCCGGGCCGCCCCCTGCGCGCTGCTCGCGGCCGCGGTCTCGCTCCACCCGCCTTCGCTCGACACCGATCCGCTCGCGCGCGGCGGCTACGTGTCGACGCACATCTTCGACGACTCACCCGACGCGAGCTTGCTCGAGGGCGTGCCGCCGGAGCGCATGCTCTACTACCGCGACGGGCTCTCCGCGACGGTCTCGGTGCACGAGGCGCGCGGAGTCACTTCGCTGCACCTGAACGGCAAGGCCGACGCCTCGACCGGCGGCGACATGGCCACGCAGGTGCTGGTGGCCCAGGCCGCCATGCTGTTCGGGCCGCCCGCGAAGCGGGTGCTGGTGGTGGGCTGGGCGTCGGGAGTCACCGTGGGCTCCGCGGCGCGCCATCCGGTCGAGAGACTCGACGCGGTCGAGCTCGAGCCGGCCATGCTCGAGGCCTCGCGTTTCTTCGAGCCGGTGAACGGGCGCCCGCTCGCGAACCCGGCCGTGCACGTGGTGCTCGACGACGGGCGCCACTTCGTGGCGGCCACGCACGAGAGGTACGACGTGATCATCTCGCAGCCGTCGAACCCCTGGCTCACGGGCGTCGCGAACCTGTTCACGCGCGAGTATTTCCATGCGGCGCGCGGCGCGCTCGCGCCCCACGGGCGCTTCGTGGCCTGGTTCCCCCTGTACGCGATCGACTTCGACGCGCTGCGCGCGATCCTGGCCGCGCTGGAGGCCGAGTTCCCCTGCGTGTACACGCTCGTGCTCGACCGCAACAAGGCCGACCTGATCGTGCTGGCGCGGCTCGAGCCACTCACTCCCGCCGACCTGCCGCGCTTCGAGTCACTCCCGCCGGCCGTGCAGTCCGACCTGTACCGGATCGGCACCCACTCCACGGCCGAGCTGTGGAGTCTCCTGCGGCTCATGCCCGAGGACGTCGCGGCGCTGGTCGGCGCGGGCGCGCTCGAGAACCGCGACGACAACCTGTTCGTCGAGCTGCGCACGCCCTGGCTGCTCTACGCCGATCACTTCGCGCCGCCGGGCGAGGGGCCGAGCGCGCGCGCCTGGGCGCGCATCGACGCGCAGCCGCTGTCGCGCGCGGGGCTGCTCGAGCCGGCGCTCGCCGCGCCCGGCGCGCCGCGGGCCGGTGAGCTCGCGCTGGCCTACCTGAACGTGCGCCACGACTCACTCGCCACCGCGCGCATCGCGGCGCTGGCGCCCGACTCGGGCGAGGTGATCGCGGCGCGCGCGCAGTTCGCGCGCTCGGCCGGCCAGATCGACGAGGCGCACTACGCCGCCGAGCTCGACCGCGCGGCGGCGCGCGAGCCCGACTCGTACGACGTGCGCATGCTGCGCGCGCGCGAGCGTCTGGACCAAGAGGACTCGGCCGTGCCGGGCGCGCTGGCCGACGTCGACGCGGCGCTGGCCCGGAGGCCGGGCGATCCGGCGCTGCTCGGCGTGCGCGCCAGCGCGCTGCTGCGGCTGAAGCGCCCCGTCGAGGCGCGCGCGGCGCTGGCCGAGGTCGAGCGCAGCGAGTACTGGGCCCAGTCGAAGCCGCTCTGGTTCCTGGCGGCGATCGCCGCGCTTCAGGCCGGCGACCTACCGGACGGTATCCGGCGGCTCGAGGCCTTCACCGGCGCCGAGCCCGGCTTCGTGCAGGCCTGGCAGCTGCTCGAGCAGGCCTGCGCGCGCCAGGGTCGCAGCGCCGAAGCGGCGCGCGCGCGGCACAACCAGGCGCTCACTCTGTACTGGATGGCGCTCGCGGCCGAGCGCGCGGGGGACGTCACACGCGCACGGCAGACGCTGCAGCGCGCGCTCGCGGTCCAACCCGAGAACGCGCAGGCGCGCGCCGCGCTCGCGCGCCTCGGCGGCTGA
- the nudC gene encoding NAD(+) diphosphatase yields the protein MSRPITFAGSPLDRAALRRRDAAWVAAQLESEASRFLPFWRLNVLVKSEKPELAWATTAIRAAQDPRTGCVFLGVRDEVAHFALDISPLHDPVTELGLAGSASFVELRAAAATLPASDSAIAAQGRQMLDWHARHRFCAVCGRSTSVKEAGYMRECDECDAQHFPRTDPVVIMLVESGDRCLLGRQAAWPAQMYSALAGFVEAGESLEEAVRREVQEEAGITVGEVRYVASQPWPFPSSLMIGCLARAESESVTVDKSELEDARWFARGDILKSLAQPGAGGVFVPPPLAIAHHLIRFWAES from the coding sequence GTGTCGCGCCCCATCACGTTCGCCGGCAGCCCGCTCGATCGCGCCGCATTGCGGCGGCGCGACGCCGCCTGGGTGGCCGCGCAGCTCGAGTCCGAGGCCAGCCGCTTCCTGCCGTTCTGGCGCCTGAACGTGTTGGTGAAGTCCGAGAAGCCCGAGCTCGCCTGGGCCACCACGGCGATCCGCGCAGCGCAGGACCCGCGCACCGGCTGCGTGTTTCTCGGCGTGCGCGACGAAGTGGCGCACTTCGCGCTCGACATCAGCCCGCTGCACGACCCGGTGACCGAGCTCGGCCTGGCCGGCTCGGCGAGCTTCGTCGAGCTGCGCGCCGCAGCGGCCACGCTCCCGGCGAGTGACTCGGCGATCGCCGCGCAGGGCCGGCAGATGCTCGACTGGCACGCGCGCCATCGCTTCTGCGCCGTGTGCGGCCGCAGCACGAGCGTGAAGGAGGCGGGCTACATGCGCGAGTGCGACGAGTGCGACGCGCAGCACTTCCCGCGCACCGACCCGGTGGTGATCATGCTGGTCGAGTCGGGCGACCGCTGTCTCCTGGGCCGCCAGGCCGCCTGGCCGGCCCAGATGTACTCGGCGCTGGCGGGCTTCGTGGAGGCCGGCGAGTCACTCGAGGAGGCGGTGCGGCGCGAGGTGCAGGAGGAAGCGGGCATCACGGTGGGCGAGGTGCGCTACGTCGCCTCGCAGCCCTGGCCGTTCCCGTCCTCACTCATGATCGGCTGTCTCGCGCGCGCCGAGAGCGAGAGCGTCACGGTCGACAAGAGCGAGCTCGAGGACGCGCGCTGGTTCGCGCGCGGCGACATTCTCAAGTCACTCGCGCAGCCGGGCGCCGGCGGCGTGTTCGTGCCGCCCCCGCTCGCGATCGCGCACCACCTGATCAGGTTCTGGGCGGAATCCTGA
- a CDS encoding CoA-binding protein: MSERTSDAEIRRILGETRTIALVGASPKPERDSHEVMAFLQQQGYRVIPVNPVCAGETILGERVRASLAEIDEPIDLVDVFRNSEAAGPVTDDAIAAKARAVWMQLGVVNEPAAERARKAGLSVVMDRCPKIEIPRLRIPPRT, from the coding sequence ATGAGCGAACGCACGAGTGACGCAGAAATCCGGCGGATCCTCGGAGAAACGCGCACGATTGCCCTGGTCGGCGCGAGCCCCAAGCCCGAGCGCGACAGCCACGAGGTCATGGCCTTCCTGCAGCAGCAGGGCTACCGGGTGATTCCGGTGAACCCGGTCTGCGCCGGCGAGACCATCCTGGGCGAGCGCGTGCGCGCGAGCCTGGCCGAGATCGACGAGCCGATCGACCTGGTCGACGTGTTTCGCAACTCCGAAGCGGCCGGACCCGTGACCGACGACGCCATCGCGGCCAAAGCGCGCGCGGTCTGGATGCAGCTGGGCGTCGTGAACGAGCCGGCGGCGGAGCGCGCGCGCAAGGCGGGCCTGTCGGTGGTCATGGACCGCTGCCCGAAGATCGAGATCCCGCGGCTCAGGATTCCGCCCAGAACCTGA
- a CDS encoding MFS transporter: MTSNEPKLSLLQKLLYSAPTFAGAAIAIPLLIHLPKFYSDVVLVPIGYIALAIAIARALDAMVDPAIGWLSDRTHTRLGRRRPYLLIGAPFCAVALYLMLSPPESLEPAQAGVWFGVTFALYFFFHAIYEIPYLGMGAELTVDYHERSSLYGWRTAFLISGTFFASVLPVVLAARGPRGAMAATGTMLAVLLVVLYALLVVGVRERRRSTTHAANALVPGVRVAVRNRPFMILFLTLVVASLPAAIPALMLPYYTDYVIDPADTQKTVALFLVLYFGTSFFCVPLWVWAAHRFGKLHAWLASFMIGISAGIGLFFVGKGDVAWVAVLHVWAGIAFGAGFLLFPAMQADVIDYDELHTGQRREAQFTAFWALVPKLVAIPGAALPIALLAQLGYVPNQDQSPTVLLGIRVIYALVPAACATVAFFLGRQYNVSQQVHEKIRAGIAAHARGENAVDPLTGRVIPPPSARLVDPDTAWFLDHFSPGELRRVIAQGAAGLRGRVAAKAGACLALSIAAVGTCIATLPAVHEEPGLLPVLSVVTAGFALTGAAFHALRLGPAARMAARPVAPELLRAHLEQTARTLPPVGSAAEALQRAS, from the coding sequence GTGACTTCCAACGAGCCGAAGCTCTCACTGCTGCAGAAGCTGCTCTACAGCGCGCCGACCTTCGCGGGCGCGGCCATCGCGATCCCGCTGCTCATCCACCTGCCGAAGTTCTACTCGGACGTGGTGCTGGTGCCGATCGGCTACATCGCGCTGGCGATCGCGATCGCGCGCGCGCTCGACGCCATGGTCGACCCGGCGATCGGCTGGCTGTCCGACCGCACGCACACCCGGCTCGGCCGGCGCCGGCCGTATCTCCTGATCGGCGCGCCGTTCTGCGCGGTGGCATTGTATCTCATGCTCTCGCCGCCGGAGTCACTCGAGCCGGCGCAGGCGGGCGTGTGGTTCGGAGTCACCTTCGCGCTCTACTTCTTCTTCCACGCCATCTACGAGATCCCCTATCTCGGCATGGGCGCGGAGCTCACGGTCGACTACCACGAGCGCTCGAGCCTGTACGGCTGGCGCACGGCGTTCCTGATCTCGGGCACGTTCTTCGCGAGCGTGCTGCCGGTGGTGCTGGCGGCGCGCGGGCCGCGCGGCGCGATGGCGGCGACCGGGACGATGCTCGCGGTGCTCCTGGTGGTGCTGTACGCGCTGCTCGTGGTGGGCGTGCGCGAGCGCCGCCGCAGCACGACTCACGCCGCGAACGCGCTGGTGCCCGGCGTGCGCGTCGCGGTGCGCAATCGCCCGTTCATGATCCTGTTCCTCACGCTCGTGGTCGCGAGCCTGCCGGCCGCGATCCCGGCGCTCATGCTGCCCTACTACACCGACTACGTGATCGACCCCGCAGACACGCAGAAGACGGTCGCGCTGTTCCTCGTGCTGTATTTCGGCACGAGCTTCTTCTGCGTGCCGCTGTGGGTCTGGGCGGCGCACCGCTTCGGCAAGCTGCACGCCTGGCTCGCCTCGTTCATGATCGGGATCAGCGCGGGCATCGGCCTGTTCTTCGTGGGCAAGGGCGACGTCGCGTGGGTGGCGGTCTTGCACGTGTGGGCGGGCATTGCGTTTGGCGCCGGCTTCCTGCTCTTCCCCGCGATGCAGGCCGACGTGATCGACTACGACGAGCTGCACACCGGACAGCGCCGCGAGGCGCAGTTCACCGCGTTCTGGGCGCTGGTGCCCAAGCTCGTGGCGATCCCGGGTGCGGCGCTGCCGATCGCGCTGCTGGCGCAGCTCGGCTACGTGCCGAACCAGGACCAGTCACCCACCGTGCTGCTGGGCATCCGCGTGATCTACGCGCTGGTCCCGGCCGCGTGCGCGACCGTCGCGTTCTTCCTGGGCCGCCAGTACAACGTGAGTCAACAGGTGCACGAGAAGATCCGTGCCGGGATCGCGGCGCACGCACGCGGCGAGAACGCCGTCGACCCGCTCACGGGACGAGTGATTCCGCCGCCCTCCGCGCGCCTGGTCGATCCCGACACCGCCTGGTTCCTCGATCACTTCTCCCCGGGCGAGCTCCGGCGCGTGATCGCGCAGGGCGCCGCCGGGCTGCGCGGGCGCGTGGCGGCCAAAGCCGGCGCGTGTCTGGCGCTGTCGATCGCGGCCGTGGGCACCTGCATCGCGACGCTGCCTGCGGTGCACGAGGAGCCCGGCCTCCTGCCCGTGCTGTCGGTCGTGACTGCCGGCTTCGCGCTCACGGGCGCGGCCTTCCACGCGCTGCGGCTCGGGCCCGCGGCTCGCATGGCGGCGCGGCCCGTCGCGCCCGAGCTTTTGCGCGCGCACCTCGAGCAGACCGCGCGCACGCTGCCGCCCGTGGGCTCGGCGGCCGAGGCGCTGCAGCGCGCGTCCTAG
- a CDS encoding acyl-CoA dehydrogenase family protein produces MISFDPTENSLQARAFYRRMALEQMRPISRKYDEQEHALPSEWVEYYWNHARSGAPGLIGGQSDGFVQVCIQAEELCFGDAALYLRMPTAALGGSAVGAAGTPEQRERFLRPFRESPHPIWGAMAITEANAGSDSAAIQTTARFDEATQEWVLNGTKIFCTAGEGASQVEGGFVVVWATTDKSLGRGGIKSFVVPAKTPGMRLVGLEKKLGIRASDTATLVFEDCRVPAGNLLGKPPQPKSEAQKAEGAARSGDKGFKGAMATFDASRPIVAAMAVGVGRAALDFTLEELARQGVTVRFDAPPREITALERDLIDMQAELQAARLLTWRAAAMMTRGKPNNLEASMAKAKAGLAVTKITQKAVELFGPLGYSKKLLVEKWMRDAKINDIYEGTQQINQLIVARRILEYSSAQLR; encoded by the coding sequence GTGATCTCGTTCGATCCCACCGAGAACAGCCTGCAGGCGCGCGCCTTCTACCGGCGCATGGCGCTCGAGCAGATGCGGCCCATCTCGCGCAAGTACGACGAGCAGGAGCACGCGCTGCCCAGCGAGTGGGTCGAGTACTACTGGAACCACGCGCGCAGCGGCGCGCCGGGCCTGATCGGCGGCCAGAGCGACGGCTTCGTGCAGGTGTGCATCCAGGCCGAGGAGCTGTGCTTCGGCGACGCCGCGCTGTATCTGCGCATGCCGACCGCGGCGCTGGGCGGCTCGGCGGTCGGCGCCGCCGGCACGCCCGAGCAGCGCGAGCGCTTCCTGCGGCCGTTCCGCGAGTCGCCGCACCCGATCTGGGGCGCGATGGCGATCACCGAGGCCAATGCCGGCTCGGACTCGGCCGCGATCCAGACCACGGCGCGCTTCGACGAGGCCACGCAGGAGTGGGTGCTGAACGGCACCAAGATCTTCTGCACCGCGGGCGAGGGCGCGTCGCAGGTCGAGGGCGGCTTCGTGGTGGTGTGGGCCACGACCGACAAGTCACTCGGCCGCGGCGGCATCAAGTCGTTCGTGGTGCCGGCCAAGACGCCGGGCATGCGCCTGGTCGGGCTCGAGAAGAAGCTGGGTATCCGCGCCAGTGACACGGCCACGCTGGTGTTCGAGGACTGCCGCGTCCCGGCCGGCAACCTGCTGGGCAAGCCGCCCCAGCCCAAGAGCGAGGCGCAGAAGGCCGAGGGCGCCGCGCGCTCGGGCGACAAGGGCTTCAAGGGCGCCATGGCCACCTTCGACGCCAGCCGCCCGATCGTCGCGGCCATGGCGGTCGGGGTCGGCCGCGCGGCCCTCGATTTCACGCTCGAGGAGCTCGCGCGCCAGGGCGTGACCGTGCGCTTCGACGCGCCGCCGCGGGAGATCACCGCGCTCGAGCGCGACCTGATCGACATGCAGGCCGAGCTCCAGGCCGCGCGCCTTCTCACCTGGCGCGCCGCCGCGATGATGACCCGAGGCAAGCCCAACAACCTGGAAGCCTCGATGGCCAAGGCCAAGGCCGGGCTGGCAGTCACGAAGATCACGCAGAAGGCGGTCGAGCTGTTCGGGCCGCTCGGCTATTCGAAGAAGCTCCTGGTCGAGAAGTGGATGCGCGACGCCAAGATCAACGACATCTACGAAGGCACGCAGCAGATCAACCAGCTGATCGTCGCCCGGCGGATCCTGGAGTATTCCTCGGCTCAGCTCCGTTGA
- a CDS encoding SCP2 sterol-binding domain-containing protein, whose product MAETFLSDGWFAAAEKIQAEVNPPVPPAIQGLKVNMQITGGPSGDVAFRMDNGRMLKGFANDAPTKLVIPFAVAKAMLIDNNQQAAMQAFMSGQIRVEGDMAKLMQMQMAGAPGPEAQKVSQLIKEMTQA is encoded by the coding sequence GTGGCAGAAACATTCCTTTCCGACGGCTGGTTCGCTGCGGCCGAGAAGATCCAGGCCGAGGTGAACCCGCCGGTTCCGCCGGCGATCCAGGGCCTGAAGGTCAACATGCAGATCACCGGCGGCCCGAGTGGCGACGTCGCGTTCCGCATGGACAACGGGCGCATGCTGAAGGGCTTCGCGAACGACGCCCCGACCAAGCTCGTGATCCCGTTCGCGGTCGCCAAGGCGATGCTGATCGACAACAACCAGCAGGCCGCGATGCAGGCCTTCATGTCGGGTCAGATCCGTGTCGAGGGCGACATGGCCAAGCTGATGCAGATGCAGATGGCCGGCGCTCCAGGCCCCGAGGCCCAGAAGGTCTCGCAGCTCATCAAGGAAATGACTCAGGCCTGA